The Methanobrevibacter oralis genome contains the following window.
CTGGAAAATCAAGTGTTAAGTCTTCTGGATCATTTAATATTTGATAAGTTGGAGTTACTACATTAATTTCATCATAAAAAGACTTAGTTTTAATTTTATCTGAAGTTAAATCAACTGCGCGAATTCCTGCAGCAATAACTGGAATATTGTATTCTTTTTCAATTTCCTCTTTCATATAAGCTACATCTATTAATGGAGGATCTATTCCAATTAATGGGACAATTGCATCTACATTTTGCATTAATGCAACTTGTTTTGGTCCTTCCATTCCTCGAGGAACTATAAAAACCTGGTCAGGTAAGTCTAAATTAATAGCTTCTTCATTTGATTCCGTTAGAATACTTTCAATATTTTTTTCTTTTACATACCAATTTATATCATCATATAATCTTGAACCGATAAACAAAAGTTTCATAAAATCCCTTTAAGCGTGTCGATAAATTCATAGGCTGCATTTTCAACTACACAAGTAGGTTTATCTGCATAATCCATTGATTCAGGTTCAATTCCTACAAAAATAATCCTATAATCTCCATCTTTTTCTAAGTATCTTACAAAGAATGATAAAGACATTGAGTGAGTTGAAATACCTATATTTGCAAAATCGTGTTTATTAACTATTTTAATTTCACCAGGTTGTCTATCCATTAAACAAGCATCCACAATAATTAAATGACTTGGCTTTTCTTTTTTAATTTTTCCTGTGAAATTTTCAGGGACTGTTTCAGCATCTATAAACATTATTTTTTTAGTTTCAATGCCCTCATCTTTTAATTTTTTTATAATAAATGGTCCAACACCATCATCACATTTAAGGACGTTACCCACGCCCAATACTATCAATTTTTCATAAGAATATAAAAAATCGCCTAGTTGAGACTCCAAAGACATATTATCACATCATATAAATTTAGTTTTTATGCTCTCAATCCCCTCTCCCATATTATATTTTAGATTTACTTTTATTAAATCATTTTCATTTACTTGAAGACTACTAAGTGGGATTAATAAAGGTGGATTTAACATTGGTGTAGGTCCACAAACTATATTTTCTGTGAGTTTTGTAATTGTTGTGATTTTAATTCCATTAGCTAACCCATCTTTTTTTATTTTAAAGGGAATATTACATTCAAAGTGAGGATTAATTTCATCTAAAAAGTCGATTTGAGAATACATTACTTCATTAGATAGTATTTCATGGTTTGAATTTTCATCCCAATGAATATACTCCCTCTCCAGATTAACAAGCTGGGCAATATTAAATATTCCTTGTGGAATAATTTTGCCTGTTTTTTTAAGAAATTTTCTTGCATGATTAATTACTGGAACTTGCTCTTCATCAATTAAGGCAGTATCCATCATTTCACATAGGATCAAATCAGCTTTTTTATTAAAATTATAATCTAAAACATCACTATTAACTATTTTAACATTAGAAAAGCTAGATAAATTACCTAATGCACATTCATATGTTTCATTATCACTTTCAATAGAGATTACATGGCAGAATTT
Protein-coding sequences here:
- the hycI gene encoding hydrogenase maturation peptidase HycI, whose amino-acid sequence is MSLESQLGDFLYSYEKLIVLGVGNVLKCDDGVGPFIIKKLKDEGIETKKIMFIDAETVPENFTGKIKKEKPSHLIIVDACLMDRQPGEIKIVNKHDFANIGISTHSMSLSFFVRYLEKDGDYRIIFVGIEPESMDYADKPTCVVENAAYEFIDTLKGIL
- a CDS encoding methyltransferase domain-containing protein, producing MKFQTTHYHFDLLKDNERISSFFEAIMDYDGRKNLAYDLGCGSGILSYFLSSKFCHVISIESDNETYECALGNLSSFSNVKIVNSDVLDYNFNKKADLILCEMMDTALIDEEQVPVINHARKFLKKTGKIIPQGIFNIAQLVNLEREYIHWDENSNHEILSNEVMYSQIDFLDEINPHFECNIPFKIKKDGLANGIKITTITKLTENIVCGPTPMLNPPLLIPLSSLQVNENDLIKVNLKYNMGEGIESIKTKFI